ATATAAGATCGCTTTGTTTTATACCATCATTTATGGTGGCTTGATCTTGTTGATAAAGAATTGATGTTGCTTTTTTATTAATAAATTTTTTAGCTCTGTCCAATATACTTTCGCAAAAATTATTTTTATTTAACACATCGCGTATCTTTAATAAATCATCATTTGTATTTATATAATCATGATCTGATAATATATTTATAACATCAATTATGATATCGATAGATGCCATATTTATATTATTTAAGATATACTCGATAGACAATTGATAGTTTGTATCTATCAAGAGAGAGGCCAGTAATAATTTATTATTTGTGCTCACGCCCTCCTCTTTAATTAAAGAAGATATTTCTGAATTAAATAATTCGTCCTTGTCTTGAATGATTACTTTTATGGCTGGGAATATGTTTGCAGATATGATATCGTTATTTCTTATCTCGTGCTTTATATTCTCGATGGATGATAATACACCTAATTTATATAGAGCATAATGAGCCATAATCCTATAACTACAGTTATAATGATTAATGTATTGATATATTAAATCAAGTCCCCTGACATCTTTTAAATCAGCTAGTATTTTCATCCCGATAAATGGACCACTCGCTTTTTTATCTCTAATAAATTCAAGCGCTATATAAAATACTTCATTATGAAATTCATTATACAACTTCTCTAGATTTTCTTTTGTGTAATTAAATTCGTAGTCTGAGCAACTCGAATAATAAAACAGCTTGCCTAATGAGCAATTCATAATATCTATATTAAACGCCAAGCACTCTTATATTATAAGACATAATAAATATATGCGCAAGTTTTTAAATTAAGAATAATGAGTGATTTGAAAGTATAATAAAGCCAAGATATCTGGCTAATTCATTCTATATGATCTTGACTAAACTTATAAGTATTATAAAAAAATTTATTACGATTATATACTATTTATCTAGAGGGGTGATACATTGCATGATTCAATCCTGGATTTAAAAGCCGATGGTATTATCAAATTTTATTTATGCATTAAAAATATTTACATGTAAAATAATTAACCATATCAACAAATTTGAAATTGATTTTGATCGATTTTGTCATCTTGCTTTTCTTCTAATATCTTATGGAAATCTACGAAACGATATCCGGTGCCCCTTTCTGTTAGAATATACCTTGGATTATAAGGATCTATTTCTAACTTATTGCGTAAATATTTTATGTACAAATTTAGCTTTTTAGTATCATCACGATATTCCCATCCCCACACCCAGCTCAATAATTGTTCATTTGATATTACCCTACCTGCATTTTGCACTAAATAGTATAACAGTCTCCATTCTGTTGGACTTAACTTAATTGGCTTGCCTTCTACAATAGCCTCACGGTTCTTGAAATCAATAGTAAGGTGATTATCCACATGAATGTTTGATCCATTCAACATAGGTGGTAATTCTGCTCTTCTAATTATAGCTTTAGTGCGCATCACGAGCTCACGAGGATTAAAAGGTTTGGTTATATAATCATCAGCGCCCATTGATAATCCTTTAATCTTATCATTCTCAGCGCTTTTAGCCGTAAGAATGATAACAGGAACATAGCTTTCCTTCCTGATCAAAAATAAAACCTCAAATTCATCCATATCAGGCATAATAACATCAAGAATAACACAGTCAGGTAACAATTCTCTTGTTTTATTTATAGCATCATGCCCATTTTCAGCAGTTGCCACATGAAATCCCCCTTGTTCAAGATTCATCTTTATAAACTGAATAATATGAGGATCACTGTCAGCAACTAAAACAAGTTTTTTGTCACTATCTATCATAGAATATATTATAACTCATCACGAATAGTTGCAGTCATGTTGAAATAAATATATTGTTTAATTGCTTTTTCGCCTGATCATTCCTACATCATCATTTCTAAATGAAATGTCTCTGTTGCCTTCTGAACTGACATTGGAGGCATTACCTGAAAACTAGAGAAACTAGCTGAGCAAAGTTTATTTGTGTTAGGCCAATGTGAAAATTGGAACTCGGCTTGATAAATATTCAAATATGCATGCTTACATTTGAGTGGTCTTAGCAAGACTTGATTTTTAATTTGCTTGAGTCGTTCTATTCGTAATATGAAGTCTGCTTCCTTGTCGATCAAAGAAATTTGACGAGTTGTTTCCTCTACATTTTGTCTTGGGCTTATATTTAATTGCGTATAAATAATAACCATACAACATAGACAATCTTCCGTAATTTTCTTTATATTATATAGAGTTCCTGCAATATCAGGATCGTCGTCTTTTATACCAAAAGCAGGAAGACTGAAGACATCAATAAACACCATGCTGGCATTAAAACTTAATATTTTTTCTTTCAATTTATTCATAGATTGTTTATCTTTGGCGGAAAGATCATCAGGAGAAGCCGAAAATACATGCAATGGTATGTTCTTTGCTGAGTTAATGCCATACCCCCTTAGGAGTGCACCAAAGCGCGTCATGATATTGTTTTTACCATTCGCAAGATCCACATAAATCACAGATGATTTT
This portion of the Candidatus Methylacidiphilales bacterium genome encodes:
- a CDS encoding response regulator transcription factor codes for the protein MIDSDKKLVLVADSDPHIIQFIKMNLEQGGFHVATAENGHDAINKTRELLPDCVILDVIMPDMDEFEVLFLIRKESYVPVIILTAKSAENDKIKGLSMGADDYITKPFNPRELVMRTKAIIRRAELPPMLNGSNIHVDNHLTIDFKNREAIVEGKPIKLSPTEWRLLYYLVQNAGRVISNEQLLSWVWGWEYRDDTKKLNLYIKYLRNKLEIDPYNPRYILTERGTGYRFVDFHKILEEKQDDKIDQNQFQIC
- a CDS encoding AAA family ATPase, translating into MEDIKIDEMLKYRDQQKNITYGFTSPGLSFVYGFPGSFKSMLMSDLAVACATGKPWLKPVANTDIPPINTQKSSVIYVDLANGKNNIMTRFGALLRGYGINSAKNIPLHVFSASPDDLSAKDKQSMNKLKEKILSFNASMVFIDVFSLPAFGIKDDDPDIAGTLYNIKKITEDCLCCMVIIYTQLNISPRQNVEETTRQISLIDKEADFILRIERLKQIKNQVLLRPLKCKHAYLNIYQAEFQFSHWPNTNKLCSASFSSFQVMPPMSVQKATETFHLEMMM